In Anaerococcus prevotii DSM 20548, the genomic window CAGTGGTGGCGACCATTTGATTGTCAGGATTTTGGAAGACCATGGAGCATTTCTCCCTGATATCCCAAATCCTATCTTCGTCCTTACTATTTAAATCATCCACCCAAATATCTCCTGAGCTAGGAAATATCTGAGCATTTAAGAGCTTGCCTAGGGTAGACTTACCTGACCCATTGTGGCCGAGGATAGCTACGAAGTCTCCCTTTTCAATTTCTATAGACACATTATCGAGTGCCTTCTTCTCTTCTTCGTCTTCTCCTGTCGGATAGACATAGGTTAAATTCTCTATCTTTATCATTTTTCTTCCTAGTAAGCCATAGCTGGTGAGTTGTTGGTGCTTGACTCATATACTATGACTGGTGTGTGGATTTCTGCGTTTTCATATATTACTTGGGCTACATAAGGTGGGAGGTTTAAACAACCGTGACTTCCGTTTGAGAAGTATATTCCTCCACCAAAGGCTCCTCCCCTCCATGGGGCATCGTGGAAGCCTTCGCCGTCCCAGCCTATTGGCATCCAATAATCAACTGGTGTCTTGTAGGACTCTCCTGTAAAGTCAACTCCTTCTAGCTTGGCATTAGTAGATTTGGATAGGATTGATCCTACTCCGACATTAGTCTCCCAACCAGGAGAAACTAGGCCTGTGACAAGTGGGCTTTCTATTACAAGCTCGCCATTTTTGTAAAACCAGAGATATTGGCGGGAGATGTCTACTTCTATATAGGTATTTCCTATATCAGTACCATTAGCTGTTCTCTCGTAGCCGTATCTTTCATAAACTGGCTCAACTTCTCCACTTTTTCTCTCATTGAAAAGCTTAAGGACTTCATCAGCAGTTGCTGTTTGGTCAAGTACATAACCGTAAACACCAGGATTTACTGTAATCTCTCCAACTCCTGTCGCATTAAACTTTCTTTCAGTTCCGTAAGTGTCAGTCTTATCAGCAACATCTTTCATAAAGGCAAGAAGCTTATCATAATCAAGCTCGAAGACCTTGCCCTTTTGGACTAGCATTTCTACAAGCTTATCTCCCTTAAGGCCTATATCGAAACCGTTGAAGTTAAACTTGATATTCATAGCTTCGATCTTTTTGGCATCTTCCTTAAGGTCATTAAGCTCCTTAGAATCTGAAAGGACTTCCGGATTCTTATAGTCTTCATCTGTAAGTTCAATATCCTCATGGTCAGAATTAATTGCCTTAACTATTTGATCTTTAACCTTGG contains:
- a CDS encoding L,D-transpeptidase family protein, encoding MTVIFSFITLPNTYINGNDVSFASRESALEAVGDDFKLEVKGRDDRNFVLNSKDIGYDAKIPQNASIDQNPFAWPIYLVNGKKDDLKFDYNIKYDEGKLDELLKESPLFTNVTEPEDASLVFHDGSFDVKDAVMGNKLEYAKVKDQIVKAINSDHEDIELTDEDYKNPEVLSDSKELNDLKEDAKKIEAMNIKFNFNGFDIGLKGDKLVEMLVQKGKVFELDYDKLLAFMKDVADKTDTYGTERKFNATGVGEITVNPGVYGYVLDQTATADEVLKLFNERKSGEVEPVYERYGYERTANGTDIGNTYIEVDISRQYLWFYKNGELVIESPLVTGLVSPGWETNVGVGSILSKSTNAKLEGVDFTGESYKTPVDYWMPIGWDGEGFHDAPWRGGAFGGGIYFSNGSHGCLNLPPYVAQVIYENAEIHTPVIVYESSTNNSPAMAY